The DNA segment AATTCAGGGTGAATATGCATTATGCGACTCGCCGGACCGCCTATGCGGATGCTTTTCATGAAAAAATAATCTTCATCCAGGTCCCGCATCCCGTCTGTATAGGCTCGTATCACATAGTCCCCTTCAGGTAAGTCTTCAGGGATATGGAGATATCCGCTGTATAAATCGTTGGCGGGACCTGTTTTGATACGGCTGACTACCGAATCCCGCGCATCAAACAATTCTACAAACACGCTGCCTAATGAAAACGAAGGAACATGTGTGGCGGCATCCATAACGTGGGCGCGGAACCAGATACGTTCACCCGTAACATAATAAGGCTTGTCGGTTTGTAAATATATCTTTTCCTGGGGAAATAAAGATAATTGACGCTCGAATTGTTTGCCTACTTTCATAAGACACGTTGCAAGCGAATTTGTTTCCGGCGCTTCATCAGGTTGGTTTTCTGAAAAAACGTTCATCATTCCGGATTCGCCATCAGGATGATAATCCAAAGGCAACATCATATTAAGCCCCGTAACCGGATATGAGTTAAACTTGGGTGTAAAGCGTATTGGATTCCGGTAAGAACCGTCGGGATAAATGAACACCTGACGCTCAGGAGTAGAGATATTATTTCTGTATGAGCCAATCCGTTCCCATGGCACCTGGCTTTTCGCTTTTTCCAGATCCCGTTGAGTTACCGGCCTGCCAAAACTAACCATCATGACATTCTGATAAGGTAATATGTGAAATGACTTATTACCTGTAACAGAATCAGTCAAAATGAAGTAATCCGGATCTATCAAATCGTATTGATATGAGGCAGTGGGCTTATTAGTGTGAGTTTTGTATAATTTTCCATCGCTAAAAACCAATTTGTTTTCTACAGTTTTAGTTTCGACTGGTGTAGAATATTTCTGTATATTGACAAATAAAAAACCTTCCTCCAATGTATTGTCATGATACAATGCCTTAATAAAATTTCCAATAGTCGTTCTGTATATCTTTTTTCTGTTGATTTCCCATGTTTCCATTTGCTTATAATTATCCGGTTCAAGTTCGGTAAATAAGTATTCTCCTTCCCAGGAAATGTTATCGACATCATAGTCTATCATGAAACGCTTAAGTACAAATTGTATGTGATATCCCGTTTCATGATTGACAATTTGCAACGGAACGCGACACGTAACAGTAAATTTATTCGTTTCGGGATTATAGTAATAATAAACCGCATTGGGATTCATTGCCTGAATGTCTTTTTTGGATGGTTTCTTTCCCAGTATGGTCTTCCAGAAAAGGTCAATATCTTTGTTACGAACGTTGGATTTTGTTGTTATCATCACTTCTTCCATCTCGTGCGTATACATAGCAACATCAATCGTTATCTGTGTTTTTCCGGGGGTAATATCTTTGAAAACAGGCTGATATCCCACATGCGAAACTACCAGGCGGTAAGCTCCCTCTCCCGGAATTTTGAGCCGGTAATGACCTTCGGCGTCGGTAGTAGTTCCCACGGTTGTAGTGGAAAAAAAAATCGAAGCGCCGGGGATTGGACTGCCATTTTCGGAATCGGTAATGCGACCGCTGATGATGCGCTGCGCGGATAATGCGAGCGAAACAAACAATAACACAGTCATTAACAGCAGCCTACAGTATCGCATAATTTTTAATTCATAAAATAACTATAATGATTGGCATTAAGAGGGGGCAATCTCTTCATTTGCTTCTAATTGATATTATCTTCTAATTTAGTTTTCATCGTAGTTAAATACAACATTGTCATGGCAGGATTTTCTTTAATTGCGGTAAAAAAACTATGACAAGTCAAATCCGGTGTTATAATAAAAAAGAAAGGATTGAGAAACTTGTCTAATGAAATATCAATTTTATCAACATTATATGATTTAAAATCAACATCAAAAGTATTTTTAATAATTTTAATCTTCCTGACATTGGAATATGAACCCCATAAAATGATATTTTGAGGAATATTATGTTTTTCCGAACGGAATAGCTTAAACTGTTGTTCCACACAATCACTACATTGCGCTTCAGAGAAACGATATACTAAAATAGGAGCGTTTATCACATCTTTCAAGAAAACCTGTTGTCCTTCTTCTGTGATAATCGAGAAATCACCCGGTAATTGATATCCATTTGAGATTAATTCATGAGGTTGCGAATATGAAATATTTTCAATGATCTCTTTATAAAAGAAAACCTTGTCCGATTGTAATTGTCTTGTATATTGCCTGACAGTTACACTCATCACAAAAATTACTATCAAACAAAAAAAAAGAGCCGCATATAGGCTATATAGCAAGTATTTGGTTATCTTCATAACAGATTTTACTTTTAGGGATATAATTTATTTTTCATAATGGATAGATACTGGACAAACTTAGGCGAGGTTTCTTCTGTTATTGTAAAAAAACTATGGCCGGTCAAATCAGGACGAATGACAAATAAATAAGGATTATATTGCTGATCTATAGGAAGATTTGTAGTTGGCAATATATATAATTTGAATTTAAGATCGTGAACATTGTTTAGTATTTTCAAAACTCTCATTGTAGAAGGGGTACACAAAATAACAATATTTTCCGGCACATTTCTATTCTCTTTATATAGGAGCATAAAACGATTCTCAACACAACCTTTACAATTTGTATCTGTAAAACGATAGATAAGTGTAGGAACCTTAATAATATCTTTTAGAAAAACTTGTTGATCACCATCAGTGGTAATCTCAAGATCGGGTAATAACCGATAACCTTCCGATAACCATTCGTATGGTCGTATTTGTGATATTTCTTCAAGTCGTGTTTGATAGTAGGACACAGAGTTCGATTGCAACTGACGGACGCGTGTCTGGATCATATTGTTCATTGCGAAAATCAGCATCAAGCAAAAAACAAGAACTATAGATAACCCAAATATAAAAAAATTTGTTTTCATTTCAGATGGCTGATGATTAATACTGGATTATCTCCTTCTTTTAATTGTGAAGCGACCTTTCTTATCGCATTATTTACATTTTTATTTGGAAAATCGTGTGCTGACCAAATATGCTTATATATTTCCAAAAAGTTAAATGCATCATAACTAATGATGACCTTATCATCCATCATCCACGTAAAATAGGAAAATAAAAAACCCAAAGAATCATGAATCAGATGCCCCCCTTCAGTAAGCGTAGTTACTCCATTTTGTTTGTCATAAATACATAACAAATATACTCCATGTAATCTGGATAATTCTAAAAACAAATATCGATCAGTTTCAAAAATTTTTTCAATACCTATTATTTTTCCTTTTGGGTTTTCCTCCAATACTTTATTAACAATTTTTGACTTATACTTTACTCTTTCTCCCATCAAATCAACCGTGTATTTACGTCCGATACTACCATCTGGCTTCAATCCAAATATAGCGTCCACTCCTGAATATATTGCCGAAAAACCATCAGAATATATCGAATATCTCGGTCCCTTAATTCCTAAACTGATTGGTGCATTCTTAAAAGGCAGGTAGGTATCCATTTTATCCAAAGAAAGTGGTGTCGTAAATAATCTGTAACGTCCAGCTCGTACTATTCCCCAGTCATTCACATAATAAAGAAGGTCATTATAAAAAAATATATCCCAAGCCCATAGTTTGTTTAGTATCTTGTTGTCTTCTCTGATAAATTTCCCTGATAAACTGTATTCTAATAGCTTGCGTAATGAAATATCTAGAATGATGATTGTAGAATCGGTTACCGTTGCAGAGCTAATTGCATGATATTCTCCTGGACCTCTACCATAAGCATTTATTTTGTTGATAAATTTACCATCCATGGTAAAAATAAATATGGATTTAGACATATTATCAAAAATATAGATGCGATTAGCCTTTATTTCCAATTTATCCATCGCCCCAATCAAACAATCATCGTTAGTTTCTAATGGAATAATTGAAAATGAGGTATCAATAATATTGGTCATGTCATAACTTTCCACTACCTTATTCAAATCAATCTGTATAACCTGAACATCTCCTACGGAGTCTTCAACATGATGTGAACATCTTGTGAAAATCAGTAAAACCATTAAATAAAACAATAGTGCTAATATAGTTGTCGACTTCATGTATATTTTTTATTAAAACCCGTATAAATACAAAATTATGTAACGTTACAATCTCAACGGTTCATTAAATAAGGATAAATTCTTAAGCGACAACCGCCGTAAACTCAATAACTTTTTTTGATAAGCTTATAATTTATTTGATCTGATACTGGACATATGAATAAAACGATCAAACATGATGAGTTGTGCAACACAGCTTTAACAGATAATATAGAAACTTTTCTTTTGCTAATATCTTAACCTGATTCATGCCAATTAAGTGGAGTATGGTCAAATCCTATCTATTAAAGCTTTATCCCGGTTTTCTAAAGTAATGTTATTGGACGTTTATATAGCCCGAAAACTCAGACAATCCTTGTTGTCCACCTCTACTTGGCGATGAAACTCAAATCAATGGTTATGACTTCGCGATTCCCGATGAGTATCTTATTAGATAAACAGTTCATATTGTAACTAGAAAATCCCTAGATAATTACCTGAAAACGACCTTCGCATGATCAACCATAGCAGTCTAAAGCTGGCTATTTCCATTTT comes from the Bacteroidales bacterium genome and includes:
- a CDS encoding carboxypeptidase-like regulatory domain-containing protein, with the protein product MRYCRLLLMTVLLFVSLALSAQRIISGRITDSENGSPIPGASIFFSTTTVGTTTDAEGHYRLKIPGEGAYRLVVSHVGYQPVFKDITPGKTQITIDVAMYTHEMEEVMITTKSNVRNKDIDLFWKTILGKKPSKKDIQAMNPNAVYYYYNPETNKFTVTCRVPLQIVNHETGYHIQFVLKRFMIDYDVDNISWEGEYLFTELEPDNYKQMETWEINRKKIYRTTIGNFIKALYHDNTLEEGFLFVNIQKYSTPVETKTVENKLVFSDGKLYKTHTNKPTASYQYDLIDPDYFILTDSVTGNKSFHILPYQNVMMVSFGRPVTQRDLEKAKSQVPWERIGSYRNNISTPERQVFIYPDGSYRNPIRFTPKFNSYPVTGLNMMLPLDYHPDGESGMMNVFSENQPDEAPETNSLATCLMKVGKQFERQLSLFPQEKIYLQTDKPYYVTGERIWFRAHVMDAATHVPSFSLGSVFVELFDARDSVVSRIKTGPANDLYSGYLHIPEDLPEGDYVIRAYTDGMRDLDEDYFFMKSIRIGGPASRIMHIHPE
- a CDS encoding 6-bladed beta-propeller — protein: MKSTTILALLFYLMVLLIFTRCSHHVEDSVGDVQVIQIDLNKVVESYDMTNIIDTSFSIIPLETNDDCLIGAMDKLEIKANRIYIFDNMSKSIFIFTMDGKFINKINAYGRGPGEYHAISSATVTDSTIIILDISLRKLLEYSLSGKFIREDNKILNKLWAWDIFFYNDLLYYVNDWGIVRAGRYRLFTTPLSLDKMDTYLPFKNAPISLGIKGPRYSIYSDGFSAIYSGVDAIFGLKPDGSIGRKYTVDLMGERVKYKSKIVNKVLEENPKGKIIGIEKIFETDRYLFLELSRLHGVYLLCIYDKQNGVTTLTEGGHLIHDSLGFLFSYFTWMMDDKVIISYDAFNFLEIYKHIWSAHDFPNKNVNNAIRKVASQLKEGDNPVLIISHLK